A segment of the Xenopus tropicalis strain Nigerian chromosome 6, UCB_Xtro_10.0, whole genome shotgun sequence genome:
AAATGTTTTCAAGTTTTAATAATGGTGTGTGTGTGGGCAGCCATTGTAGTTCATTATGCATAATCCCATGTTTGCACAAACAGCCAGCTCAGCACCAGGCAAGTGCTTTCAGGTGCTATTAATTGTTATCTTCAGGTCCTATATGACCAGGCCTGGACTGCCAACCTGTGGATTCTCCCTATTTATACCTAACACTAGATGGTATTTAGGGGCAGGTAACCTGCTCTTAGGAAGGGTTATGGGGTGTCTGGAATCATTACCTTTTACTGTATTTGGGAAGTCCGTATCCTCTGCAAAGTgtcactgtaccattatttacaagctAATTTAGAAAGTCTGAAGTTAATGGCATATGGGGCAGTTTTATAACCATGCATTTTAGCTGGCAGCGAAAAGCCTGAGACCATCCGTTcaatctcctattcatataaactGAAACCATATAATAATCACCTGTTCTAGCAGTGTTAGGCAGTTTACATTATGGCTGGTTTACACCAGGTCTTTGTACACGGGGGGTGGGTCAGTGGCAACGCTCAAAGCAGTAAAGAGTGAATGAAGCTCATCAGAACTCAAGACTCAAGTTTGAAAGTAAGAAAATGGCTTGCCTCAAAATAAAATTTAAGGAAAAAATCTTTTTGCACTTGGATGAATCTCAGCACAAGATGGTGCTTAATAACTAATGTGCTTGGCAACAATGTTTCTCATTACAGTATCGCTTTAACAAAATTTTGTGtgcaaattcatttaaaaatccaaTTTCTAAGCAGTATGGGCCTGTTGTTTGGCTGGCTAAGCAGGCAGTAAGGCATATTTACATGCAAAATTAGGCAGAAAAGTAAAGTTCTGTGGCAAGTAAGCTACATTCATATTTTACATACGTTTTACTCCATAAACCTCATTGTGCATTTTTAAGGTAGACATGTTTATGCCCCCCAATGCCACAACACCCGTCTGTACTGACATGCAGTTGGTTTCAGACTCATATCCATATGTGCAGTATCCATATGACAGGTGAATGTCTGACAGTTGGAACTGGTATGTTGCAACACAATTAGTGCATGCCCAGAAAAATTGTACAGGACAGCAGCCAATCTTCCAATAAAAAGAATTCTTTATTTGCTCATCTTAATGTGTGTCCAGAACAACACAAAGTCTATGCACAGATTTTTCTATGTGCTCTAAAGTGATGCAGTGATTCTTTGATTGTGGACACActaaatttgcttttattttgcaatcgttactgttttgctttgctttcaACAAGGAACAGGAtccctctttttctctctctaccCTGTAAAGAATTTGCCACTCACCTGAAAGGTAGCCCCCTCAATACCTTTTGGCTCGCAATGCTGAAGTGAGCCAGGGCAGACCACCACTACATGGGAGTTTAACCTGTTATTATTAGTATCATAATTACAGTCTCTGAAAGGGAAGGCCAATTAGCAGAGAGTTACAGTTGTCCAGGCGAGCTATAATAAAAGAGTGAATATGAATTTTGGCAGCTTCATGGGGGATTAATGGtcgtattttagaaatatttcttaggtgaaagtgacacatgatttgataagtgactggatatgttTGGACCCCTTTTCCTCACTGTGCTCACACTTTACTTGGTTGGGGTTCACCTTCATCTCAAATGAGCATCCTGCTTGAGTATGGCAGAACGTCATGACAATTTCACCCTTAACAAGAAGTCCCCAGAGAGAATTCATCTTTCAGAGAGTTTGCAGTTACCAAAAAGCAAAAAAGACACACAAGCATAATATCTTATTGGCAATATTAAAGTTGGCTGTGACTACAGGTTACATACAAACATTTGCTACACCCTATACCAAGCTTAGTGCATGCCTTGTTTCAGCAAGCCTCTTCAAGGACTGAACTCCCACAATTTCTCACATTACCCCTGCCCCATGGTTCTCTGGGCAGTTTGTGTGTATGTGACTCTCTTTGTAActcttttagtatgttgtagaatgtcctattcctagcaactttgcaattagtcttcattgtttattttgtttttatttgctttcccctactgcatctttccagctttcaaatgggggtcactgaccatggcagccaaaaaacaattgctctgtgagcttacaattttattgttattgttacctctCTATCTCCCCCTACTATTAATATTCAATTCTCTCATTTATcccactttctggttgctaaggtaaacaagaccctagcaatcaaatagctgctgaaattccaaactggaaaactgctgatTAAGAgtgaaataactacaaaaaaaacagaaaaaatatgaaataaaaaccaACTGCATGGTCTCACAACaccaatgtctatgtcatactaaaatgtaatttaaagggaaactatacctccagaatgattagttaaccaacagatagtttatattataagtgacctattaaagaatcgcttcaaactgaaatatatatatcagtaaatattgccctttaacatcctttcccttgatccctcagagatcacatgaccagaaataatgcagctcgaactgtaacaggaagtagtgtcgaagcaaaagacagaactctgtccattaattggctgatgggtcctagcatgtatgtgtgcccttggcttgtttgagtgcactgtgaattctatggTCCCGGGGGGGTGGAGCCTTAATTCttataatggcaattttctatttaggatttcccaatagcacatactactaaaaaggtatatttctatgaaaatggtttatttagatcaggggtccccaacctgtcttactcgtgagccacagtccaaTATAAAAGACTTGGACAGcaacaaaagcaccataaaagttaatggaggtgccaaataagggctaagattggctattaaggGCCTCTATCTACACTATCCGCTtatagggggctttatttggtagtaaatcttgatttattcaactaaaacttgccccaagtcaggaattcaaatataactccctggtttgggggcactgagagcaacatccaaggggttggggagcaacatgttgcccctgagccactggttggggatcactgatttagatgaagcagggtttgacatatgagcttgtttatgcaatatatttttatagagacctgcattgtttgggggtatagtttttcgttaaaggtgaactacccctttaaacccaGCAGAATATGTTGttgttgtataaaaaaaggaTGATAAAACCTTTAGTGTTTTAAGCTGCTGACCTGCCCTGTTCAGGATATTTTAGAAGATACATGAGGTGGAGAAACACAAAAAGCCAAGGGAGAGACAAAACACAGGGCTACTGTCAACCGAAAGTGCTACTAAAGCCCTATGCCTTATaacagggctgtccagctggaggccaATGGGACAGATGTCACCTTCCAAAGGATTTTCATATGGCTCCCAGTCTGCTCAAGGGCTCTACAGTCTTCTTTGTATGGTATAATTTTAATATGAATATGTGAACAGATAATTAGCCCACTACAAACAAAAAGCTGTACTGCCTTAGAATAAACAAAATGAGCAACATATAAACCTGGGCTTTTAGTGCTCCTTTAATCTGTTATTTAATGTAAGTAGAAGGTACATGGGGGTGtgggagaacaaaaaaaaaaaaatccagaatacatttttttacgcatttattgagaaaaaaaaatcaagccttTATCTCCTTGTTTCTTTATACAACATTCTACaaattgtatattataaatattcaAAATAAAGGCAATTTCAAAAACTACCAGATCTACTTGGCTTACCAATCAGCTCACAAACCAGTGTGCACAGAGCAATAACCCAATATACAATGTGTAAAATGAACAATTATAGACACAATTAAAACTGTTGAAATGTGGCATCTGACAGCTAGAATAAAAGAATATTAATTGTGGTAACACTTTCACTCTAGCAGCAGGGACATTATTTTACAAAGATTGCAATCAGAACAGGAGGTTAACTGCTGATTTCAGcagtacaaaaatatattaaatattacagGTTTTAGAATAAAGGGACAAATAGTAGAGTGCTGTGGGGGTCCAAACTTATGAACCTCTGACCCACTACCTGATCCTTTATCTGCAACCCAACCCACAGTCACAAGCCAGAACTGACCATCTACATTTTACATCCAGGAGTGAATTTCACTTTACTGAGACCTGCAACCTAACCTGCTAACACACACCCATACCAGCAAGTTCTACCAATGTGGCCTGTaaaactaaggctaatgccagacgaggtgtagggtggatagtttcggcaagcagaaaaacgcttgccgaaaattccgccctacgcctcctacttgtgcctgcacccgaatgaatagaatacgctcgggtgcaggcacatataacggaaataagcataaaaatgcgagagtttgaaagtcttgctcTTTTATTCCTATttcggctacatatgcctgcacccgagcgtatctcattcattcgggtgcaggcacatgtaggaggcgtagggtggaattttcagcaagcgcttttccacttgccgaaaatatctccgccctacgcctcgtctggcattagcctaaacttGTGCACCTAAGATCTGCAGTTCTTATGGTCTTGGACTAATCAGTTTGTGTTTATTGCTCAGTAAGAGTGGGAATCAACAATCAGGCAGTATCTGTGTGGGTTTATGTGGTTTCTAATGCAAAGTGGCAAAAAGTAATCCGTGGTGCAGATGTCATTGATATTTCACATTGAATAACCTATAACAGTAAGCAATACCTCACAGTTCTGGAGACCCTTAATACTGAAAACTGCTGGCATTCTCATCCTACCTGTTGCTCCAACAGCTTTAGTGTGATCTCATTTTTTCACCTGCTTTGAATATGTGAAATTACCAAGAGTGGCAAACCCCCTGGTTTTTGGCAGTTCCGCATTAATAGTTTTCATGAAAAGGATGATTTAGTGTAAACTTACTtggtaacaataacaaaataatttaaaaaaataagcatgtTATTGATTTACAGCTGCAAACAACACTTGAAAAAGTATATACTAAACTGTAACATTTATGATCCATGACTACAAGGTTGTCCACAACTTAGATAATTTAACTTAAAACTTTATAGCTGAAAGTTATAACTGCCAGGGTAGCTGATGCTCAGGGCCGATCATTCACTCTTGATGGGGAATGTACTTGTTTCTGTGCTGCCATCGATTTGGTCTTGTATTGTGgattactttatatacagtataaccgcCAGCAGCACATGCTAAGAATTAGGAGGAAGATAAGGGCATCGTCAGATGCACATATCTTCACCAATTATGTTTTATCTGCTTGTATCAAATTTTACTGGAATACAAATTAATTTGTGCACTGAAGATttcaaaaagaggaaaaaaaaaaaaaaaaaaccacattacAGTGATTTTTAATGTTTCAGTTAAACAATACGACCAAAACATTGGAATTCACGATAAGAAGTTGGTATATTACTAGCACCCAGGGATATTCATTTTTCATCCTCAAATATTTTCCCTATTAAGGGAGTAACGTAATAACAAGTGCTATATGTGCCCTGGTTCtattaacccatggcaaccaatcagcagataacattttctgctctgcagtttggaaGCAATCTGGTTGGTGACTGGACCTTAAGCAaattttgcatctgtaattaccTTACCCATCAAATTCAAAAAGGTGGGCATATGCTTTACATTCCTACTGAAGGTATCATATTCCTGAGTGTACTAATAAAATGTCCAGAAAAGAAGCATCCAATGGAAATTATACTAATGCTTGGCAAAAGTAGGCTCATGTGAAGCATCCCCAATAAAGGCTTTTATCTGGTCCTCTGTGATATTGTTCAATAAAACTTCTGTTCCCATAAACCACTCTTTGTTTAGTCTTGCAGCACAGACTGACACTTTTTCAGTAGGAAATCGGACCAGAGCTTCTCCAGAAAAGTAACCACTTTTATCATATTTCAAGAATATATCATATTCTTCAATAGGAAATCCATCAAAGAACTCCTGAATGTGTTGCTTTGTGACTCCACGAGACAGGTTTTTCATATGAACACACCTTTGTGGACATGGGACGGTAGACATGTCTTTTGGGAGCGAAGAAATGGTGTATGAGACAGCTATATCCAACATTACCTTTTTGGAAATAGGAAGAATGGATATGCGATAGTCATGCAAGTGTTTCCCATGAGCCAAAAGGGCTGCCTGATACTGTGACTCATTTTTAAACATCACAAATCCCTCTCCTTTTGAAGAGCTTGTTAAAAGTGAAATGTTAAAGTCTTCTAATTGAGGATCCTCTAAGAGATCCCGTATGTCACTTTTTTTAACTTTGGGAGGCAGGTTCAATAGGTATATATAAAATTGCTGCTGATGCATGGAGGCAATCACATTTGTGAAACCTTCcctaattttagaggttttctccAGTGTTCCACCAGCATTGACCCAC
Coding sequences within it:
- the rbm12b.1 gene encoding RNA binding motif protein 12B gene 1 isoform X1, which codes for METIVRLEGLHADADSTDIEEFFKGFNISDIQIVRGERGEAFIVFGSDNHAREAIKKTGSWIKNKRILLTLSNKTEMLCAFEVYRKKVVQTLEAAKQQSRKRKVDMLLAQPGSLYVYLSGISQETKEAGIIDFFKSLAVEQIIFCKGRDGSKTGNGFVKFTNVVHANEALKFNKCLLDKQCLSVISASEEQWVNAGGTLEKTSKIREGFTNVIASMHQQQFYIYLLNLPPKVKKSDIRDLLEDPQLEDFNISLLTSSSKGEGFVMFKNESQYQAALLAHGKHLHDYRISILPISKKVMLDIAVSYTISSLPKDMSTVPCPQRCVHMKNLSRGVTKQHIQEFFDGFPIEEYDIFLKYDKSGYFSGEALVRFPTEKVSVCAARLNKEWFMGTEVLLNNITEDQIKAFIGDASHEPTFAKH
- the rbm12b.1 gene encoding RNA binding motif protein 12B gene 1 (The RefSeq protein has 1 substitution compared to this genomic sequence), whose translation is METIVRLEGLHADADSTDIEEFFKGFNVSDIQIVRGERGEAFIVFGSDNHAREAIKKTGSWIKNKRILLTLSNKTEMLCAFEVYRKKVVQTLEAAKQQSRKRKVDMLLAQPGSLYVYLSGISQETKEAGIIDFFKSLAVEQIIFCKGRDGSKTGNGFVKFTNVVHANEALKFNKCLLDKQCLSVISASEEQWVNAGGTLEKTSKIREGFTNVIASMHQQQFYIYLLNLPPKVKKSDIRDLLEDPQLEDFNISLLTSSSKGEGFVMFKNESQYQAALLAHGKHLHDYRISILPISKKVMLDIAVSYTISSLPKDMSTVPCPQRCVHMKNLSRGVTKQHIQEFFDGFPIEEYDIFLKYDKSGYFSGEALVRFPTEKVSVCAARLNKEWFMGTEVLLNNITEDQIKAFIGDASHEPTFAKH